The genomic segment TTTTTTCGCATGCTCAATTTCTTCCCCGGCTAATGAATAAAAAAGTTTTTTTCCTAACGGATTTTTAGTCTCTATGGCTAAACGCAAATACATATCTACGCTTTTTACTTCCATGCTTAACGCAAATTCAAGGGGATTTAGCATTTTCCTGCTTTCTTTTTTTTGTTTTTCAGCTTTAATTTTTTTTCTCATAGTTTACCCCGTTAGAGAATTCCGCCGATTCCTTCAGCGGATTGAAATCATACTGTTACCCGCCCGCCGGCCCGCTTCGCAGCGAGCGAGGCAGGTCTCTAACGGGGTTTACCCCTTAAGAAGTATTTTCAAAAATTATACTTAAATTTAATAAATTTTTCCATTAAAGCATTCCCTTTTCTTTAAAACTCAGATATCCGTTTTTTGTTATAAGAACATGGTCAAGAAGCGAAATATCAACAGTTTCAAGCGCATTTTTTACTGCAGACGTAGTTTTCAAATCATCTTCAGAAGGTTTTAAGGATCCTGAAGGATGGTTATGAGCAATTATCACGCCAGCTGCTTTATTTAATAGCGCGTATTCAACTACTTTTCGCGGATATACTACCGACTTATTGACAGTTCCGTCATGCACTTTTTTGCTTAACAATAAATGATTTGATGAATCCAGGAATAAAGCATGAAATTCTTCATCACCGGAACCTTTTAATAAAACCTTAAGATACCTAACAGCCAGTATCGGGTTGGATATTATATCAAGATCAGCCATGCTTTGACGCATATAAAAAATTGAAATATCTTTTATAAGTTTTATTAAAACGGCTGAATGTTTTGACAATCCTTTTATTGATTCAAGGTCTGCTGTTTCAGCGTCTAAAACACCGCTCAAGGATTTGAAATATTTGATTAACGTTTTTGCTAAGGATTTTGTGTCTTTTCTGGGAATTGCGAAGGAAAGGAGTAATTCCAGCACTTCATAATCTGCCCAACCGGTTAAACCGTTCTTTTTATATTTTTCTTTAATTCTTTTTCTGTGGCCTACGTAAAATGGCTTTTCCATATAATTGAAAAAAGTTAAGAAAGTTGAGAATACCTAACTTGTTAATCCTGTTTATCCGCGTACTTATTGGTTATCGGCATTCTTCTGTCTCTTCCAAATGCTTTAGGAGTAATTTTAATTCCCGGAGGAGACTGTCTTCTCTTATATTCATTTTTATCAACAAGATTCAGGACCTTACATACAGTTTGTTTATCAAATCCTTTAGAAATTATTTTTTCCGCTTCAATATCTTTTTCAATATACAATTTAAGTATCGGATCAAGAATATTATAGTTAGGCAAAGAATCGGTGTCTTTTTGATTAGGCCTTAATTCAGCCGTTGGTTCCTTGGTTAATATTCTTTCCGATATAACTTGGGATTTCTCATTTCTGAATTTTGCCAGCTCATAGACTAAAGTTTTTGGCACGTCTTTAATTACCGCAAGGCCGCCAGCCATATCCCCGTACAAAGTTGCATAACCCGTGCTCATCTCTGATTTATTTCCTGTAGTAAGAACAAGCCAGTTAAATTTATTTGATAAAGCCATCATAATATTTCCCCTGATCCTGGCTTGAATATTTTCTTCAGTAATATCAACGGGCAATTTATTAAAGTGTTTTTCCATGGTTTTTAAATAAATTTCAAAAATTTCTTTTATTGATATGTTCCATAGGCTTATCCCTAAATTTTTTGCTAAACTTTCAGCGTCTTCTCTTGATTCATCCGAAGTATATTGGGACGGCATAAATATTCCATGAACTTTATCTTTTCCCAAAGCATCTACTGCTATCGCCGCTACTAATGCCGAGTCTATTCCGCCGCTTAAACCTATTACAACCTCATTAAAACCGTTTTTATAAACATAATCTTTTAATCCCAGTTTTAATGCGCTATAAACTTCTTCTTTTTCAGATAAAAGTCCGGCTATTTTATTTTTATGTATTTTGGCTGTTTTTTTGCCTATGGGTATGTCAGCTATTAGAAGTTCTTCTTTAAATCCTTCGGCACGGGCAATTATTTTACCTTTTGCATCAATGGCCATACTGTAACCGTCAAAAACAAGCTCATCCTGGCCGCCGATAAGATTTGCATAAATTATATTTATTTTAAATCTTTTTGCTTTTTCTACCAGGATTTTTTCTCTTTCCTTAATTTTATTTTCGTGATAAGGGGAAGCATTCAAAACAAATAATATTTTTGCGCCTTTTTTTACCTGGTCTTTTATGGGGCCATCGGCATACCACAAATCTTCGCAAATATTTATTCCCGCCTTGATACCGTCTATAGATACAACCAAAGCTTTTTCCCCTGACTTAAAATATCTTTTTTCATCGAACACGCCGTAGTTCGGCAGAATCATTTTGCGGTAAATTCCGTTAATTTTTTTATCTTTAATAAGCGCCGCAGCATTATAAAGAAAGTTTTTTGATTCGTCTACAAAACCGAGAATAACTGATATCCCGCTTGTCGCGCCCGCTATTTCTTTTAGATAACTAATATTGTCTTTAATAAATTTTCTTTTTAAAAGCAGGTCTTCAGGAGGGTATCCTGTTACCGTAAGTTCCGGAAAAATAACCGCATCAGCTTTTGCCGATTTAGCTTTTTCTATATATTCAATAATTTTAAGCTGGTTTGACTTAAAATCACCTACTTTTAAATTAATTTGAGCTATCGCTATTTTCATTTAGTATTCAACCGTCTTTCGGAAGGACTTTTTTTCAGATTGCAGTTTCTTATTCTTTAGAATTTTTTCTTTTGCTTTTTTTGACCGTCTTCTTTTCTGTCTCCGAATTTTTTCTATCCTTTGCTGTTCCGCGCTCAGCTTACCTAAAACCTTGGCTTCAATTTTTTCAGCTAATATTCTTCTTGCCAGAAACCTGTTTATTGACTGCTGCCTTTCTCTCTGGCATTTGACTTCAATCCCCGTAGGCAAATGCTTTAAATAAACCTGGGTTGAGGTTTTGTTGACATTTTGGCCGCCTTTTCCTCCGGACCTTATAAATTTTTCAATTATATCTTTTTCGTGAATGCCGAGTTCAAGCATTCTTTTTTCCAGCTCTTTTTGTTTTTCAATACTAACGCCAAATAGAAGCATTTTAAATATCAATTAATAAGAGTTTACTGCTTTGATTAGTTAATTTAGAAAAGTTAGCCTTTTAAAGCTCCGGCCGCTATTCCTTTTACTATGTGTTTTTGCATAAGTAAATAAATAACAAGCACGGGAATGGTTGCAATGGTAAGCCCAGCCATCAGTAAAGGATAATCAGTTATATGAGTTCCCTGAAATACCATTAATCCCCTTTGAATGGGCATTTTGGCTTTGTCTTGAAGTACAACTAATGCAAGCAGAAATTCGTTCCAGATGGTAAGTGAATTAAAAATAATCAGCGTAGCTATTGCGGGCCGCGCAAGCGGAAGAGCTATCCTCCAATAAATTCCGAATTTGGAAGCCCCGTCAATCAGGGCTGCTTCTTCAATTTCTTTGGGCAGTTCTTCAAAAAAGGACCTCAACAAGAAAATACCGAAAGCAAGCCCTCCGCTTATATAGCACAGAACCAGTCCTGTCCTTGTATCTAGAAGGCCGAGATTTTTTAATAAAAGATAAAGAGGCACAAATACGCCGGGAACAGGGATTAAAAGAGTTGAAATCAAAAGATAAAAGAAAAAGTTTTTTCCCCACATCTCAAGCCGTGCGAAACCGTAAGCAGCCAAAGAAGAAAGAAAAACTACCCCAAAAACTCCGGTAACCGTATAAATTGCGCTATTTAAGAAATAACTTCCAAATTTTGCCTTAACCCATGCCAAACTATAATTTGCGAATTGCCATTTTTCCGGCAAAAGATTCATTTTGGTAAAAACCTCATCCTGAGTTTTCAATGAAGAAGAAAACATCCAAAAAACAGGAAAAATACAGCTTAATGCGATTATAATTAATATTGAATATGTTATGATGTCAATAATTAACTGCCTTACTTTATCATTCATCTTATTTCCTGCTCCTGCGCGACATTTCAATTTGACCTACAGACACAACTAATAAAATTAAACCAAAAACTACCGCCATAGCCGTTGCATATCCGAACTCGCCATTTGCCATATATTCATAAATTTTTGTTATAGGCACATGAGTATGCCCTGCCGGCCCGCCCCTGGTCATAGAATAAATTAAGTCAAATATCTGCATTGAGCCAAGAATTGTCAAGATAGCAACAATAGTAAAAACCGAAATCATCGAAGGAACAGTGATATGCTTAAACTGCTGCCAGGCATCCGCACCGTCGACTTTAGCCGCTTCATAAAGCTCTCTTGGTATTGTCTGTAAACCTGCCAGCAAAATTATGAAACCATAGCCGAAACCTTTCCACATATGAACCACGGCCACCGCAGTTAACGATGTTTTTATTTCCGCAAGCCAAGCAAAATTTACAAATCCTTGAATTCCCAAAACGGTTAAAAAATGATTTAAAACACCGTAGTTTCCGTCATAAATCCATTTCCAGATTAAGCCCACGACGATTCCTGAAAGAACAGGAGGCAGGAAAAATATTGTCCTAAAAATATTGTCACCTTTAATTTCCCTGTTAACCAAAAGAGCAAGTAAAAGCGCCAATCCGTTCTGTAAAGTTAGAGCAAGTATTGTAATATAAGCAGCGTTAAGCATTGATTTCCAGAATACCGGATTTTTTGTCAGTATATGAACATACTGGGCAAATCCGACAAACTTCATTTGGGGAACAATGCCGTCCCACTCAAAAAAGCTCAGTTGAAAAGTCCTTATCAAAGGATAAAAACTAAAAACGAGAAAAAGGGACAATGCCGGAAGTATAAAAAACAAATTTACTGTTTTTTCTTTAACTGTTTTTGATATCATTTTAATTGATTTTTTTTCTGCTGGTTTTCTTTTTCCGTTTGAATTTCTTTTGCTATTGTTTCAGGATTTTTTTCACCAATAATTATTGCCTGAAGCCCGGTATTTATGACATTGGTAACCTGCCAAGATTCAACGACTGGAAGCGAAGGAAAAGTTTTTTCAATATTTCGTGCAAATTCCTTTAAAATCGGCGAAAGATTTTCCAGAGCTTGTTTATTGGAAGGGATATTAAGAGTTTCCTCGGCAAGAAGTAACTGCTGTTCCTTTGCAGTCAGCCATTTCAAAAACGCTATTGCCTTTTCCTTATTTGGAGAATTCGGATTAATATTAAATGAAGAACCTTCTCCGCCGAAAATAAGCAATGGATGTTTCGCATCAGATATTGACGGAGGAAGCATTACCCCGTAATTTAGCTGAGGATTCATTCCGCGGTAAACATTCACTCCCCAAGAACCGTTAAATGCCATCGCCGCTCTCCCAGTTGCAAAAGTTCGTTCCGCGTCTTTGTTAACCATCGTGGCAACTCCCGCGGCAAACATTCCGTTCTTTCGCATTTCGTCCAAAAGGCCTATAACCCTTATCCATAGAGGATCGGTATATTTAATTTTCCCTTTTATGGTGTCAATCATACCCTCCTTTCCAAGAAGGTTCCATTCGTAAGACGCTACAAAGGCTCCAACAAGCCACGGTTCTCCAAAACCGGTGGCAAACGGCTGAATACCTGCAGCTTTCAATTTTTTTCCCGTTTCTATGAATTCATTCCATGTTTTAGGGGGTTTTTCAGGGTCCAACCCTGCTTTTTTGAAAAGATCCTTATTATAAAAAATCAAAATAGCGTTAACATCAAACGGAACTCCGTAAATACCAGGTTTTACTTTCCACTCATTACCTTCGGAATAAGTACTTTGGCCAAGAGGTTTATTAAAGAATATATTTTTCCAGCCCTTGTTCATTTCATCCGTCAGATCAGCAACATATCCGGAATTTATATACGCGGCTAACTCTCTTTTATCTCCTAACGGGCTGTATATTTCGGGAAGAAGTTTCCCGCTGGCCGCGGCTCTAACCTTATCGCGGTAAACTTCGGAAGGCGCGTAAGTTTCAAAAATAACCTTTACTCCGTTCTCTTTTTCATACTGTGCAGCTAGTTTTTCAAATGCATCCTGTCTATCCGTCATCCAATGCCATATTGAAACATCAGCCTTTTGTTCGGCTTTTTTAGAACATGATGTTAATGGCATAAACAAACCAAAAAAGAAAACAAGGCAAAATATTTTTTTCATATTTCTTTCTCCGTTAATTAGAATATTTTTTGCAGGTAAGACATAAAAATATGATGCAGTTTACAACAAAATTTTATAAATGTCAAATAAAGACTTTCGGGCAAGCTTGCAAAACCTCTGATTTGTAAAAATAAGATTATCTGTAATTGATGTAAAACGTGTTTCTAGGCCAAAAACTATTCATTTTCAGGTAAATCTATTGCGGGAAAAATACTTTATCAAGAACTATATCCCCAGTTGGCCGCAAGCTGAACCTATATCAGCCCCGCGTGATTCGCGTATCATTGCAAGGATATTATTTTTTATCAAATAATTTTTAAAACGCAGAATTGCTTCTTTTTGCGGAACGATCATTCCTTCACCCTTTGTGTCGTTATAAGGTATTAAATTTACTTGAATCTGGTCTTTGGGTTTTGCGGATTTTTCTATAAGCTGAAATAATTCTTTGGCATTGTTGGGCGTATCATTTATTCCCGAAATCAATAAGTATTCAATTGTAAGGTGCGAATTATTTTTTCTTGAAAAATAAAGGCCTGCTTTAAGTATTTCTTTCACCGAATAAGGAACCTTTTCCGAAATAAAGCTTTTCCTAATAGAATCTGTAGGAGCATGCAACGAAATCGCCAGACGAATCCCAAGAAGCTCGTCTGCTAATTTTCTGATTTGAGGAACCAGCCCGACCGTAGATATTGTTACATGTTTCCTGCTTATACCAATCTGTTTAAAATCAATTAAGGAACGTATCGCTCCGGTAACATTCTCATAATTAAGAAGCGGCTCCCCCATCCCCATTAAAAGAACGCTGTTTATTTTGACTCCTTTTTCTTTCTCAATCTGCATTATTTGCTCAATAATTTCTCCCCTTGTTAAGTTCCTTCGAAATTTAACTTTCCCAGAAAAACAAAATTTGCATTTTATCGGGCACCCGATTTGAACTGACAAACAAATACTATTTCTATCCCTTTTAGGAAGAAAAACGGTATAAACGTTTAATTTATCGCTAGTTAAAAAGCCGTATCTTGCGGTCCCGTCAGTAGTTGACTCTTTTTTATCTTTAAGTTTCAATGAACGCAAAAAAAAGATTTTATCAAGCTTGTTTCTCAAAAGTGCCGGCAAATTTGAACACTCGGCAAAACTCTCAATTCTTTTCTTATAAACCCATTCAATAAGCTGATTTGCCCTGAAACGATTTTCGCCCAAAGCCAAAATTTCTTTTTCTATGTCTTCCGGTTCAAGGTCAAGGAAATATTTATTCATTAGTTTAACTTTTTTAGTTTTGCCGCAAAAAAACCATCCATTATCACGTTTTTTTTATAAGTTTTAAAAAAATAACCATTATCGTCAATTAAATCGTTATTAATTATTTTGTTTTCTATTTTTTCCAACTTGAAATTTTTGCATTTCTTCAGGAAATCATTTACAACATTCTCGTTTTCTTCCGGTTCCGTAGTACAAGTGCTATAAACTATTATACCATCCTTTTTCAATAAATCAGCCGCATTAACAAGTAATTCTTTCTGTATAACCGGGTAATGTTTCTTGATCATTTTTTCAGAACGATTCCATTTAATATCAGGTTTCTTTCGAATTGCGCCCAATCCGGAACAAGGTGTATCAAGAAGAATTTTATCCGCTTTAATATTTTTTACTTTTTGAATATATTCTTCAATAAATTTAATATTTGAGATTCCAAGCCGTAATAAATTCTCTTTAGCTATTTCAATTTGTTTAGGCGAATTATCTATTGAAATAATTTCCGTTTCAAGGTTACTAAGTTGGGCTATATGTGATGATTTTATACCTGAACCTGAACACAAATCAAGGATAGTTTCGTTTTTTTGCGGATCTAAAATGTATGATATAAGCTGCGATGCTTCGTCCTGCACTACAAAACAACCCAGATTAAAGCTTTCTAGTGTCTCCAGTTCGGGTTTCACAGATAAAACTAGCCCATCGGGAGAATATTTGGTATATTCACTTTTAATTCCTTCATTTTCAAGCAGTATTTTAAGCTTATCTCTTGCTATTTTAAGAGTATTTGTTCTTATAGTTAATTCAGGATTGATATTGTTGAAAATGCAAAGGTTTTCGGCGCCTTTTTCTCCAAATCTATTAATCCACCGCGAAATCAGCCATTCAGGATGAGAAAGTTTAATAGAATAAAAAGCAATCCGATTTTTTTCTAAATCAGGCAACGGAAGTCTTATTTTTTCTCTTTCAATTTTTCTTAGTATAGCATTAACTAGAGTTGTAAAGTTTGATAAACCTGACAATTTGGTCAACTCTACGGTTTCACTTACTGCGGCATAGCTTGGAATTTTTTCCGATAAATAAAGAAGCTGAAAAACACCGATTCTTAATATATTTCTAACCGGATTTTTAACATTTTTCTTATCCAAAAAACTATCAATAAAATAGTCTATTGTATTGAGATAACGGACTATTCCCCAGATAAATTCTCTTATTAAACCCTTATTTTGATAGTCTTCATTGGCCCTGAAAAATTCATTGAGTAAATTAGAAATATTTGTTTTTCCGGGATAATATT from the Elusimicrobiota bacterium genome contains:
- a CDS encoding sugar ABC transporter permease — encoded protein: MISKTVKEKTVNLFFILPALSLFLVFSFYPLIRTFQLSFFEWDGIVPQMKFVGFAQYVHILTKNPVFWKSMLNAAYITILALTLQNGLALLLALLVNREIKGDNIFRTIFFLPPVLSGIVVGLIWKWIYDGNYGVLNHFLTVLGIQGFVNFAWLAEIKTSLTAVAVVHMWKGFGYGFIILLAGLQTIPRELYEAAKVDGADAWQQFKHITVPSMISVFTIVAILTILGSMQIFDLIYSMTRGGPAGHTHVPITKIYEYMANGEFGYATAMAVVFGLILLVVSVGQIEMSRRSRK
- a CDS encoding carbohydrate ABC transporter permease produces the protein MNDKVRQLIIDIITYSILIIIALSCIFPVFWMFSSSLKTQDEVFTKMNLLPEKWQFANYSLAWVKAKFGSYFLNSAIYTVTGVFGVVFLSSLAAYGFARLEMWGKNFFFYLLISTLLIPVPGVFVPLYLLLKNLGLLDTRTGLVLCYISGGLAFGIFLLRSFFEELPKEIEEAALIDGASKFGIYWRIALPLARPAIATLIIFNSLTIWNEFLLALVVLQDKAKMPIQRGLMVFQGTHITDYPLLMAGLTIATIPVLVIYLLMQKHIVKGIAAGALKG
- a CDS encoding extracellular solute-binding protein; translation: MKKIFCLVFFFGLFMPLTSCSKKAEQKADVSIWHWMTDRQDAFEKLAAQYEKENGVKVIFETYAPSEVYRDKVRAAASGKLLPEIYSPLGDKRELAAYINSGYVADLTDEMNKGWKNIFFNKPLGQSTYSEGNEWKVKPGIYGVPFDVNAILIFYNKDLFKKAGLDPEKPPKTWNEFIETGKKLKAAGIQPFATGFGEPWLVGAFVASYEWNLLGKEGMIDTIKGKIKYTDPLWIRVIGLLDEMRKNGMFAAGVATMVNKDAERTFATGRAAMAFNGSWGVNVYRGMNPQLNYGVMLPPSISDAKHPLLIFGGEGSSFNINPNSPNKEKAIAFLKWLTAKEQQLLLAEETLNIPSNKQALENLSPILKEFARNIEKTFPSLPVVESWQVTNVINTGLQAIIIGEKNPETIAKEIQTEKENQQKKNQLK
- the rlmN gene encoding 23S rRNA (adenine(2503)-C(2))-methyltransferase RlmN yields the protein MNKYFLDLEPEDIEKEILALGENRFRANQLIEWVYKKRIESFAECSNLPALLRNKLDKIFFLRSLKLKDKKESTTDGTARYGFLTSDKLNVYTVFLPKRDRNSICLSVQIGCPIKCKFCFSGKVKFRRNLTRGEIIEQIMQIEKEKGVKINSVLLMGMGEPLLNYENVTGAIRSLIDFKQIGISRKHVTISTVGLVPQIRKLADELLGIRLAISLHAPTDSIRKSFISEKVPYSVKEILKAGLYFSRKNNSHLTIEYLLISGINDTPNNAKELFQLIEKSAKPKDQIQVNLIPYNDTKGEGMIVPQKEAILRFKNYLIKNNILAMIRESRGADIGSACGQLGI
- the rsmB gene encoding 16S rRNA (cytosine(967)-C(5))-methyltransferase RsmB, with protein sequence MKNDNPRLLAFQILQKYYPGKTNISNLLNEFFRANEDYQNKGLIREFIWGIVRYLNTIDYFIDSFLDKKNVKNPVRNILRIGVFQLLYLSEKIPSYAAVSETVELTKLSGLSNFTTLVNAILRKIEREKIRLPLPDLEKNRIAFYSIKLSHPEWLISRWINRFGEKGAENLCIFNNINPELTIRTNTLKIARDKLKILLENEGIKSEYTKYSPDGLVLSVKPELETLESFNLGCFVVQDEASQLISYILDPQKNETILDLCSGSGIKSSHIAQLSNLETEIISIDNSPKQIEIAKENLLRLGISNIKFIEEYIQKVKNIKADKILLDTPCSGLGAIRKKPDIKWNRSEKMIKKHYPVIQKELLVNAADLLKKDGIIVYSTCTTEPEENENVVNDFLKKCKNFKLEKIENKIINNDLIDDNGYFFKTYKKNVIMDGFFAAKLKKLN
- a CDS encoding peptide chain release factor-like protein, whose product is MLLFGVSIEKQKELEKRMLELGIHEKDIIEKFIRSGGKGGQNVNKTSTQVYLKHLPTGIEVKCQRERQQSINRFLARRILAEKIEAKVLGKLSAEQQRIEKIRRQKRRRSKKAKEKILKNKKLQSEKKSFRKTVEY
- a CDS encoding NAD+ synthase, whose amino-acid sequence is MKIAIAQINLKVGDFKSNQLKIIEYIEKAKSAKADAVIFPELTVTGYPPEDLLLKRKFIKDNISYLKEIAGATSGISVILGFVDESKNFLYNAAALIKDKKINGIYRKMILPNYGVFDEKRYFKSGEKALVVSIDGIKAGINICEDLWYADGPIKDQVKKGAKILFVLNASPYHENKIKEREKILVEKAKRFKINIIYANLIGGQDELVFDGYSMAIDAKGKIIARAEGFKEELLIADIPIGKKTAKIHKNKIAGLLSEKEEVYSALKLGLKDYVYKNGFNEVVIGLSGGIDSALVAAIAVDALGKDKVHGIFMPSQYTSDESREDAESLAKNLGISLWNISIKEIFEIYLKTMEKHFNKLPVDITEENIQARIRGNIMMALSNKFNWLVLTTGNKSEMSTGYATLYGDMAGGLAVIKDVPKTLVYELAKFRNEKSQVISERILTKEPTAELRPNQKDTDSLPNYNILDPILKLYIEKDIEAEKIISKGFDKQTVCKVLNLVDKNEYKRRQSPPGIKITPKAFGRDRRMPITNKYADKQD
- the radC gene encoding DNA repair protein RadC → MEKPFYVGHRKRIKEKYKKNGLTGWADYEVLELLLSFAIPRKDTKSLAKTLIKYFKSLSGVLDAETADLESIKGLSKHSAVLIKLIKDISIFYMRQSMADLDIISNPILAVRYLKVLLKGSGDEEFHALFLDSSNHLLLSKKVHDGTVNKSVVYPRKVVEYALLNKAAGVIIAHNHPSGSLKPSEDDLKTTSAVKNALETVDISLLDHVLITKNGYLSFKEKGML